AGCGCGATTTTACCAACTGTGACCCAGTAGCTTTTTCCCGCCGCTTTTTCCTTGACGTCCTCACGAATTTTCTCGTTTTTCTTCCCGAATTTTGCTTTAATGACATGCTTTAATCCGAGGTATAGAAGATACGCTGCACCAATGGCTTGTATTTGCCAAACGTTTGCTATAAACGAGATGGCGAATAAAGCACCAAAACGAAACACAAAGGCCATAATAATTCCATAATTGATCGCTTTCTTCTTCTGTTCTTCCGGCAAGTGCTTCGCAATTACCGCCAGAACAAGGGCATTATCCGCGGATAATAATCCTTCCAATCCAATAAGAATCAGCAGTGCCCATGCATACTCCAGCCAAATAGACTCCAATCGTGTTACCCTCTCTCCTGTTAGAATGTCCTTGCAACAGTCTCTGTTTCACAGCTCATGACCTTCACCATGATCGGAAATGAAAGCTTACATAGTTTTACCTTATTTCCTTTTTTTAATTACGACATCAGGCTCAATCTCGTTTCGTTAGCAGAAGAAATTTTACAAACTTCGTTATATTGAGACTGCCTAGCTTGATATATACGAATGAAATTTGCCGTGCAATGACACCCTATAGAAGTAGTATACATCTCATTTTACCTAAGGAGGATTACTGTTATGGCCGACCAGAAAAGAAGGAAAGAAGCTGCCTGGAAGTCACGTAAGCAAGATCAGCATCCGCATGGTAAAGTAAAATCGCTAAAGGAATTATCAAGCGAGTAAGAGATGGATTTACTGCGAGGATTAAAGATGACTGCTGGCATATATAGCCCGCAGTCTTTTTTTAGCTGCAGGCGCTACCGTATCAGCTTATTTAACCGCTCCTGAAGCAAGGATCCGAAGATTCACATCTACATCAAATTGAGCTCGAGATAGCTCCTCACCCCAGTCATTTTGTACTTCTTTAAAGAATGGATATTGATATGCTCTCGAATAGATTCCAAACCCTACCGGATCGACTTTGAGCTGCTGAAATTTCTTAATGAGCTGTTCCATGCTGTTCTCCATTTCCTCGCTTAATTCATAAGCCATATCTTCGGAGTTCTCAAGAAGCTCATACTCAAGAAACTTCTCCGTCACACTAACCACGGCATCCACTTTAATCTTGTACTGAAATTTACCGTCTTCATGATCAGATTTAATCTTCACTGAAACATCACCTACACTAAAGCTAACCTTTTCTGTGTTAAAGGGGAGTTCTTCCTCTGTTCCATCAACGGAAAATGTAAGACTTATACCTGGTTCAGCTTCTTTCTTCAAAATTTGCAGCATTGAGGTTTCCTGATAAGTTAAGGAGCCGCGATATTGCCCTTCTTGAGACAGCAGAGCCGAGCCCTTGAGCAATATTTTGCCATTCTCAATCATGATCTCAGATATCGTTGGCGTGATTCCCCGATCGTTTAATTGTCTATGCAATTCCTGGGCTGTAGTCTTTACTGTCGTCGATCTTTCACTGCCCGAGTCGATCAATGCTCTCAAGAATATTGAGGTTGGCGGCTGATCCTTTGCTTGAAAATGAATAATATCTGCAACCGGTCCATCAAATGCTATGACGCGATCTGTGATCGTATTACGCGGGTCGCGGAACGTTACATCCAGAACATTAGTCCAATTCTTATATTGCAGCTGCTCTTTACCCACCACAATCACCTGATAGTTTCTCCCTGATACCGAACCTGGAAACTGGGCATCCTGCTGATTCCTTGACTGTCTTAGACCTTCTGCAATTCCTTCTCCCTCCCGGCTCTTCTTCTGGATTTCCTTGCTGAAGACTGGAGCGGAAATATAATAATGCAGCTTCTCATCTACTACATCGAGACCCAAGGATAATGGAACCGTCGCTTCATCAATATTTGTCTTGTCATTACTGCATCCAATCAGCGAGAATATGAACAAGCAGCACATTGCAGCAACGAACAGCTTATACTTCATTTTCAATTCAGCTTCCCCCTCCTAAACTTCTCACGGATGAACAAATATAGAAGGAGACAACAAGGCATCGCAAATTCGATAGTGAAACCTATATAGTTCAGAGAGTCATTTATAATAGCAGCATCAAAAAAGCTTGGTCTGTATAAGAAAAAACCGATTAACATCAGCATCGACCACACTGCCAAATGAGTCCGGTCGCTCCCTTTTCCGAGCAGCCACGCCGAATTTGACGATACTATATACATGGACGGGATCCAAATACAAGAAAAAACAAATAAATAAACAGCAATAAAAGGCACCTCGACCCGTTCGATAAACTCAAATTCAACCGACTTCATGATGCTGATCACCGGATCATTAAATTTGCCAATTTCATCAGGACTAAAATATACGTAACAAATAATTGTGATCCCGAGATACACGAGACAACTAAGTGTGTTGGATAGGATGACAGCTGGCAGAGCTTTATCTTTGTTTACCAGATGAGGATATAGAAAAAAGATGAGTCCAATGCCAAGCATTGGATATATCATGGTTTTTACACTTGAGAGGACAGGAATCCAGCCTTCCTTCAATATAGGGAGTAAGTAAAGCCAGTGTGCGTGCCGAAGTGTTGATAAATAAACAAACGGAATCCATATGGAGATCATCGCTACAATTTCACTGTAACGTCCAATGGCTTGAAATCCATGCTGTGCGATTTGAAAGGTAGGAATGAGCATTAGGAGGACTAACACATAGATATAGGTGCTTGGTAATAACCACAGCTTGATTACTAGAGAAGCAATCATATATCCATCGTAAGCAAGCAGCAAATAGTAGGCGATAAACACAATGGCAGCAATTCTTGCCCCCCATACTCCCATGTACCTTTGCATAAGTTCAAGAATAGAGCTATTCGGACTATATTTCATAACTTTAACAATAGCAACAGCCGCAGCAGATGCCAGCCCCCAGCCAAAAAAAATCGCAATCCATCCATCTGAGCCTGCCAGTCTCGCCAGCTCCCGAGGTATGGATAGAAATGCAACACTAATTTGAAACGTTGATATAATCAGTATAAATTGAAGCATGGATACCTGCCGAATCCCTCTCATCAATCACTCTTTCTCCTTCCAGCCTCGATTCCTTCCCTGCCTTCTTGACTGAGCAGCCCTTGTACTTGTAGGACGATTGTTCATCAGCCACAGCGGTACCCTGATCAATGTATCCTTCCAGTCTGTCAATCTAAATGGAGCCATCGGTGTACTGTAGGAGTTGCCTAGTGAGTTTAAGGTGATCAATCGCCCAATAAACGTCATCATACCGACCACGAGTCCAACAAATCCGAACCATGACGCAAGTATCATCATCATAAACCGCATAAGTCGAACGGCGGCCATCATATCCTGATTTGGAATAATAAAGGAAGCAATCGCTGTAAACGCGACAACAATGACCATAACGTTACTGATCAGCCCCGCTTGTACGACCGCTTGTCCGATAACGATACCGCCAACAATACCAACCGTTTGACCAATGGGTGCCGGCAGCCGAACTCCCGCTTCTCTAAGCATTTCAAGAGTAAGCTCCATAATGATGGCCTCTACGAAAGGAGGAAATGGAACCTGACCTCTGGACTCTCCTAGTGTCAGCAGCAGCTTCATCGGTATAATTTCAAAGTGAAAGGAAATGACCGCAATATAAAAACCAGGTAATAGAACAGCGACAAAAAAAGCGAAAATACGCAACATACGCAGAAAAGATGATATCGACCAGCGCGAGCTGTAGTCATCTACCGTTTGGAAGAAGGACATAAAGGTAATAGGCGCAATCAGCACACTTGGTGAACCATCTACGACAACAGCGCACCGCCCCTGCAATATTTGTGAAGCAGCGGTATCCGGTCTTTCGGTGGTAATGACTTGTGGAAGCAGAGCAAGGGGCTGATCCTCGATGAATTCCACGAGCTCTCCAGTATTTATGATGGCATCTACATCAATCGATTGAATACGTTCTTCAAGCGCCTTTACAAAATCGGGTTGTACGACATCATCCAAATAAACCAGAGATACCGTCGTCTGTCCTCTTCGGCCTACAACATACTGTCTAATCTTGAGCTCTTTATCAGGAATAATGCGCCGAATCATGGCAATGTTCTGTGAACCGATCTCAATAAAGCCTTGATGGGCTCCTTTTAATGAAGGCTCCTGCTGCGGATCTTCGATGGCTCTCTGCGGTAATCCTTTTGTGTCCAATACATAAGCAGAGCCTCTGCCCTGGATGAATAATAGACTATAACCCTGCATTATATTCAATTTGAGCTTTTCCCACTCGGATTCAGGCTTCATGTAACCGACATGAGTTATAAAATCTCCAGATGGATTACCCGACTCAAGCTGAAGCGGAGCAAGCACATCATGGTTCAGGCATGTCTTATCCGTTAATTCATCCAGATATACAATTACAGCTTCTTCTCCGGTCTGCTTAATATGTAATCGGCGCAGAATCAAGTCTGGAGTATCCGTGAATATCGTATTAATGGTAATTATGGAGTCATCTAAGCTGGTAGTGAGCTGCTCTCCTTGCCCATTATTCTCATACAATGGATTCACGTCATCCTGTCTCCTTCGCCCGTAGTTTTCCTTATTATGACGATTATGGAGTGTACTATGCATGACGATCTTTCATAAAGGTTCTTCAGCTGATAAAATGAAGCAGACCTCTAAGAACTGGTTAATCATACATATAAAGGAGGGTGAATCGTTTGAAGAATAATGTCAACCGTGTTGTACTTGTTGGCACAGGAGCAGTCGGATGCAGCTACGCCTATTCCATGATCAATCAAGGCTTAGCTGAAGAGCTCGTGCTAATAGATGTTAACGAGAGCAGAGCAGAAGGCGAAGCCATGGATCTGAATCATGGAATGGCCTTTACATTAACACCAACCCGAGTGTGGAGCGGTACTTACGCAGATTGTAACACGGCAGATCTTGTCGTTATTGCGGCAGGACTTCCTCAAAAGCCAGGCGAGACCAGACTCGATCTCATTGACAAGAATACGAAAGTATTTCGGAGCATTATACGCGAGATTATGGACAGTGGATTTGACGGAATTTTTCTCGTAGCTACCAATCCCGTAGATATCCTCACTTATGTAACCTGGAAGGAATCCGGTCTGCCGAAGGAGCGAGTCATCGGTTCCGGCACAACACTGGATTCTGCACGCTTCCGCTACATGATCGGTGATTACCTGCAGGTTGACCCTCGTAATGTACATGCGGCGATTATCGGGGAGCATGGTGATACCGAATTTGCAGTATGGAGTCAGGCTTCTATTGGAATTGAAAGCTTGTCTAAAGTACTGGAGCGCCGGAATAATCCACAAGACCGATCCAAGCTTGATGAGATCTTCGTCAATGTACGGGATGCCGCCTATCATATTATTGAGCGAAAGGGGGCCACCTATTACGGAATCGGAATGTGTCTCGTTCGGATCACTAAGGCCATTCTCGGAAACGAGAACAGCATTCTTACCGTATCCTGTCTTCTGGAAGGCCAATATGGCCAAGAAGATGTATATATCGGAGTACCGGCAATAGTCAACCGCGGTGGTATTCGAGAAGTTATCGAAATTGGACTGGACAAGACAGAAACCGAGAAATTCAATCACTCTGCCTCTGTTCTCAAAGAAATGATTGGCACAATATATAATAAGTAGATTGAATGTCCCTCCCCATGGAGGGATTTTTCATGTTCATATATTGAATTTATGGCTAACTTATAGGCGATCTTTTGTATATCATAGAAATTTGATTCGCCATATGCTCTGAGCTAAAGTGAATTCCGTCACGAATCCACCACATAATAACCCCTATAATTGAAGCTGTCAGGATCTCAATCGATACTAACTGTTCGGGTAATCCTCTCGTTGTCAGTGCTTTATCTCTTCTCGTTTCAATCAAATTCTTGAAGAGAGTAAACAGCCTCGATTCATAACTTTTGTGCTCAAACAATACAGCAAAGAGCTTCCTGTTATCGTATATATAATCCAAGAATCGCGTAAGATCCACTTCGTTATCCAGTATTTCTGATTGGACAAGCGGCTCTATCTTCATCGACAGCTCGTCAAAGATTTCATTCGTCACCTTGGTGATCAGATCATGTATATCCTCATAATGCAAATAAAATGTGGCTCTATTTAATTCTGCGCGTTCGGCTACCTTCTGTACCGTGACCTGTGTAATGGATGGTTCCTCGATCAGAAGCGAAAGCGCAGCTTGTTTAAACATATTTTTAGAGCGAATCGCTCGTGGATCTTCCTTTTTCCTCATAGACAATTCTTTCTCCTTTGTCGATTAAATCGATGTTTATATTCGAATTCTCCTTCCCTGTTGATTAAACAACGCTTTGAAAAATATTGCAAATAGTCAATCCATTTTCATTGTGGTACCATCTATTTTATTGATACGGTGTTGATAAAGCAATGCTTGGAAGGAGTATCTTAATGGAACAAGAGAAACCAGATGTAAAAAAAGGAATCCTATTATTTATTTTAATTTTAGGTTGTTTTTTATCGACCTTGAATCAAACCTTGCTCAATGTAGCTCTAAATGATCTGATGGACGTATTCAAAGTATCGGCTACAACCATACAGTGGCTTGCAACCGGCTTTATGCTGGTGAACGGTGTGTTGATTCCCGCCACAGCTTACCTCATGAAGCGTTTCACCACCAGACAGTTATTTGTGAGCTCCATGCTGCTGCTGTTAATCGGAAGTGTCATTTGTGCAATATCCCCTAATTTCAGTATTTTACTTACAGGGAGAATGATCCAGGCTGCAGGAACAGGAATTATTACACCACTCATGATGAGTGTCATCCTCATTGTCTTTCCCATTGAAAAAAGAGGCAGCGTCATGGGCTTAATCGGCTTTGCCATTATTTTTGCACCTGCAATCGCCCCTACACTGGCGGGTTTTATTATTGAATATGTATCCTGGAGATGGCTCTTCATTGGGCTGGTGCCTTTTGCAGCCATTGTCATTCTACTATCATTAAAATACTTGGCTAACGTTTCTCAGACTGTCAAATCCAAACTTGATGTCGTGAGTGTTGTGTTGTCTACAATCGGCTTCGGCTTTATATTGTATGGATTTAGTACCGCTGGGAGTAAGGGCTGGGATTCCTTAAGTGTGATCCTGTCTTTAATTATCGGACTGGTATTTACCTCTCTATTCTGTGTACGGCAAATCAAGTCCCCGGATCCTTTATTGAACCTGGATGTATTTAAGAATAAGATGTTTACCTTTACTTCTCTCATCAACGTACTCGTTACGATGCTCATGTATGCGGATTTGATCCTGCTGCCAATGTATCTGCAGAGCGGCAAAGGCTTTACCGCCTTTGAAGCTGGGCTGTTACTATTGCCTGGTGCAGTGATTAATGCGCTGTTATCTCCGGTCACAGGCAAGCTGTATGACAAATTCGGTGCAAAACCACTGTTTGTTACTGGTCTGCTGTTCATTATCCCTTCCATGTGGGCGGTGACTGACTTATCCGGTGACACATCTTATATGTATTTAATGATCAGAACCATATGCTTGCGAATTGGCCTAAGCTTTATCACGATGCCGCTAAACACGGCCGGCCTAAATGCCTTGCCAAGACATCTGGGCACACATGGCTCTGCAGTTAACAATACTGTTCGGCAAATTGCAGGAGCGATCGGAACAGCCGTTGTCATTACGATCTATACTGCTCAAGCAGCAAGTCATTCGATCGAGGTTCAAAGTCAAAATCCAACGGCTTCATCCGAGTTTATCGCGACCTTGTCCTCCATATTAGGCTCAGGCGACGCATACTATTTCATGACGATTATAGGGATCATTGCACTTGTACTGACGCTGCTTATGCCTGGTAAAAAAGCGCAAAGACAGGTCACGGAGCAAGCAGTTGAGAAGAAAGAGACTGTACTATCTAAATAGCATTTTAACTGAGTATAATGTAATTGAGGAAGATGCGATCAGCCGTTGCTGCTGTCCATCTTCTTCTTTTTTTGTTGAACTGAATATCCAATCGTTTGCGGCATTAATTATGACATGATATCAACCACACATCAATTTTTTTCATGAAATCAGAGCTAAATAGTAGCACGTATGATAGAATAAGTAACACGAATACGAATTATGAGAATGACAACCGGTTTGCATTTGAATTAAAGGGAGGCAATATATATGGTGGATGTAATTATCATTGGCGGAGGACCTTGCGGGTTAGCAGCGGGTTTAGCATTGCAGGAAAAAGGGATTTCCTATATCATTCTCGAAAAAGAAGCGATTGTTAACTCCATTGTCAATTGCCCAGCCGATATGCGGTTCTACAGTACTTCGGATCGTTTGGAAATCGGCAGAACTCCATTTCTTACACAGGAAGCACGTCCAACCCGATCGGAGCTGCTGAAATATTACCGACTTGTAACAGAGCGAGAGGAGCTAAACGTACACTGTTATCAGAATGTGGTCGGTATAACTTCAAGCCCTGACTTATTCACTGTACAATCGGTGGATGATAAAGGAAACCAGCATACATACCATAGTAAATTTCTTGTCGTTGCCACAGGCATCTATGATAATCCAAGAAAGCTGCATATACCAGGTGAGGATCTGAACAAAGTAAAATACTACTATACGGAAGGGCATTCATATTACCGACGACAGGTTACGGTGATTGGTGGTAAGAATTCAGCTATTGAAGCCGCTATTGATCTCTATCGCTCTGGAGCCCATGTTACACTCGTTCATCGAGGAGAATCCGCACATGTCGGCATAAAGCCTTATCTAATTCCTGACATTCGCAATCTTGTAGAGAAGGAAAAAATTAAATTTTATCCCTTGTCCCATGTGGAAGAAATCACCCACAGTACAGTCTCTATACGCACTCCAGAAGAGCTGGTCAGCATACCCAATGACATCGTATTTTCATTAATAGGCTATCGGCCAGACTTTAGTCTGCTCAGTCAAGCCGGTGTTCAAGTGGATGCGTTGACCTCTGTGCCCTCCTATCGAGCTGATACGTATGAGTCCAACGTTCCCAACTTGTTTCTGGCTGGGGTTGTTACAGGTGGAACGACGAATCGTGTATATATCGAGGACGGCAGATTTCATGGGGGAAAGATTGCGGACGAGGTACAAAAGAGACTGCTTGTATCCGTGTAACAGCTATTTGGATGAATACAACAGAAGACAGCCGAGCATCAACATTCGGCTGTCTTCTTCGTTCCCGTTATAAATATCCTTCAAGGATGTGATATTTACTACACATCTTTACCTGTCCATAATTTAATACGCTCTTTAAGCCATTCTGTGTATTGCTGCTCCATCTCAACCGCACCTGCTTTATCAATCTCCGCCAGCATGCTGTCATAGATTTGATCAAATTGATCCGGAGATGAGACAATCGCTTCTGGAATTCGCTTGCGAATAATATCTTGGGTTTTCTGGAAAATCACGTTGTAATCTGTGTCCGATGGAACCGGCATGTTGTATGCTGCGCCCCACTCTTTCACAGGGAAATCTTCTTCCGTTGGGAACAAGCCTTTCCAAGTATCTACCCCATACGCTTCAAGTGTTTCTTTCTCAACGGGGTTATAGTTCTTAATAATTTCCTCAGGGAAGTTCGTTGTATAATAATTGCCTGTCGAATCTTTCACTCCATCACCATAATGCGCACTGAAGATGTTATACAGACCGACACCGGATTCCTTCGTAAAGTTTGCATTGTCGTTATTTTTCTTCTCCTGAACCTCTGTCGGGATCTTACGAACACCATCTTCTACAACATAATGCTCTCCT
This sequence is a window from Paenibacillus urinalis. Protein-coding genes within it:
- a CDS encoding GerAB/ArcD/ProY family transporter yields the protein MRGIRQVSMLQFILIISTFQISVAFLSIPRELARLAGSDGWIAIFFGWGLASAAAVAIVKVMKYSPNSSILELMQRYMGVWGARIAAIVFIAYYLLLAYDGYMIASLVIKLWLLPSTYIYVLVLLMLIPTFQIAQHGFQAIGRYSEIVAMISIWIPFVYLSTLRHAHWLYLLPILKEGWIPVLSSVKTMIYPMLGIGLIFFLYPHLVNKDKALPAVILSNTLSCLVYLGITIICYVYFSPDEIGKFNDPVISIMKSVEFEFIERVEVPFIAVYLFVFSCIWIPSMYIVSSNSAWLLGKGSDRTHLAVWSMLMLIGFFLYRPSFFDAAIINDSLNYIGFTIEFAMPCCLLLYLFIREKFRRGKLN
- a CDS encoding spore germination protein, which gives rise to MHSTLHNRHNKENYGRRRQDDVNPLYENNGQGEQLTTSLDDSIITINTIFTDTPDLILRRLHIKQTGEEAVIVYLDELTDKTCLNHDVLAPLQLESGNPSGDFITHVGYMKPESEWEKLKLNIMQGYSLLFIQGRGSAYVLDTKGLPQRAIEDPQQEPSLKGAHQGFIEIGSQNIAMIRRIIPDKELKIRQYVVGRRGQTTVSLVYLDDVVQPDFVKALEERIQSIDVDAIINTGELVEFIEDQPLALLPQVITTERPDTAASQILQGRCAVVVDGSPSVLIAPITFMSFFQTVDDYSSRWSISSFLRMLRIFAFFVAVLLPGFYIAVISFHFEIIPMKLLLTLGESRGQVPFPPFVEAIIMELTLEMLREAGVRLPAPIGQTVGIVGGIVIGQAVVQAGLISNVMVIVVAFTAIASFIIPNQDMMAAVRLMRFMMMILASWFGFVGLVVGMMTFIGRLITLNSLGNSYSTPMAPFRLTDWKDTLIRVPLWLMNNRPTSTRAAQSRRQGRNRGWKEKE
- a CDS encoding YpdA family putative bacillithiol disulfide reductase, whose protein sequence is MVDVIIIGGGPCGLAAGLALQEKGISYIILEKEAIVNSIVNCPADMRFYSTSDRLEIGRTPFLTQEARPTRSELLKYYRLVTEREELNVHCYQNVVGITSSPDLFTVQSVDDKGNQHTYHSKFLVVATGIYDNPRKLHIPGEDLNKVKYYYTEGHSYYRRQVTVIGGKNSAIEAAIDLYRSGAHVTLVHRGESAHVGIKPYLIPDIRNLVEKEKIKFYPLSHVEEITHSTVSIRTPEELVSIPNDIVFSLIGYRPDFSLLSQAGVQVDALTSVPSYRADTYESNVPNLFLAGVVTGGTTNRVYIEDGRFHGGKIADEVQKRLLVSV
- a CDS encoding TetR/AcrR family transcriptional regulator — its product is MSMRKKEDPRAIRSKNMFKQAALSLLIEEPSITQVTVQKVAERAELNRATFYLHYEDIHDLITKVTNEIFDELSMKIEPLVQSEILDNEVDLTRFLDYIYDNRKLFAVLFEHKSYESRLFTLFKNLIETRRDKALTTRGLPEQLVSIEILTASIIGVIMWWIRDGIHFSSEHMANQISMIYKRSPIS
- a CDS encoding DUF6254 family protein, whose translation is MADQKRRKEAAWKSRKQDQHPHGKVKSLKELSSE
- a CDS encoding DHA2 family efflux MFS transporter permease subunit, translating into MEQEKPDVKKGILLFILILGCFLSTLNQTLLNVALNDLMDVFKVSATTIQWLATGFMLVNGVLIPATAYLMKRFTTRQLFVSSMLLLLIGSVICAISPNFSILLTGRMIQAAGTGIITPLMMSVILIVFPIEKRGSVMGLIGFAIIFAPAIAPTLAGFIIEYVSWRWLFIGLVPFAAIVILLSLKYLANVSQTVKSKLDVVSVVLSTIGFGFILYGFSTAGSKGWDSLSVILSLIIGLVFTSLFCVRQIKSPDPLLNLDVFKNKMFTFTSLINVLVTMLMYADLILLPMYLQSGKGFTAFEAGLLLLPGAVINALLSPVTGKLYDKFGAKPLFVTGLLFIIPSMWAVTDLSGDTSYMYLMIRTICLRIGLSFITMPLNTAGLNALPRHLGTHGSAVNNTVRQIAGAIGTAVVITIYTAQAASHSIEVQSQNPTASSEFIATLSSILGSGDAYYFMTIIGIIALVLTLLMPGKKAQRQVTEQAVEKKETVLSK
- a CDS encoding L-lactate dehydrogenase, encoding MKNNVNRVVLVGTGAVGCSYAYSMINQGLAEELVLIDVNESRAEGEAMDLNHGMAFTLTPTRVWSGTYADCNTADLVVIAAGLPQKPGETRLDLIDKNTKVFRSIIREIMDSGFDGIFLVATNPVDILTYVTWKESGLPKERVIGSGTTLDSARFRYMIGDYLQVDPRNVHAAIIGEHGDTEFAVWSQASIGIESLSKVLERRNNPQDRSKLDEIFVNVRDAAYHIIERKGATYYGIGMCLVRITKAILGNENSILTVSCLLEGQYGQEDVYIGVPAIVNRGGIREVIEIGLDKTETEKFNHSASVLKEMIGTIYNK
- a CDS encoding Ger(x)C family spore germination protein — protein: MKYKLFVAAMCCLFIFSLIGCSNDKTNIDEATVPLSLGLDVVDEKLHYYISAPVFSKEIQKKSREGEGIAEGLRQSRNQQDAQFPGSVSGRNYQVIVVGKEQLQYKNWTNVLDVTFRDPRNTITDRVIAFDGPVADIIHFQAKDQPPTSIFLRALIDSGSERSTTVKTTAQELHRQLNDRGITPTISEIMIENGKILLKGSALLSQEGQYRGSLTYQETSMLQILKKEAEPGISLTFSVDGTEEELPFNTEKVSFSVGDVSVKIKSDHEDGKFQYKIKVDAVVSVTEKFLEYELLENSEDMAYELSEEMENSMEQLIKKFQQLKVDPVGFGIYSRAYQYPFFKEVQNDWGEELSRAQFDVDVNLRILASGAVK